Proteins found in one Pyrus communis chromosome 15, drPyrComm1.1, whole genome shotgun sequence genomic segment:
- the LOC137717119 gene encoding uncharacterized protein, which produces MTCDIEVLALIDEMGKNRMTELFVVDKKKKDVGEGSTNVDASVEQEVEMANKGDVVSFLEDVEGGNGEDADVEGEKNEEVVDEDVFKDSDYEQDSDIELQVDYEVDDDEFEEHVDQPIIEEPEEMGFAREISDEDANSCDFHSLENETSQEKDEFDEVTSRKRKRQWNKASTIV; this is translated from the coding sequence ATGACATGTGATATAGAAGTTTTGGctttaattgatgaaatgggAAAAAACAGGATGACAGAATTATTTGTGGttgacaagaagaagaaggatgtTGGTGAAGGCTCAACTAATGTGGATGCATCAGTAGAGCAAGAGGTTGAGATGGCAAATAAGGGAGATGTTGTGTCTTTTCTTGAAGATGTTGAGGGAGGAAATGGGGAAGATGCAGATGTTGAAGGGGAGAAGAATGAGGAAGTTGTAGATGAGGATGTATTTAAAGACAGTGATTATGAGCAGGATTCTGATATTGAGCTGCAAGTTGATTATGAAGTTGATGATGATGAGTTTGAAGAACATGTAGACCAACCTATTATAGAAGAGCCCGAAGAAATGGGGTTTGCAAGAGAGATATCAGATGAGGATGCTAATTCTTGTGACTTTCATAGCCTTGAAAATGAAACTTCACAAgaaaaagatgaatttgatgaggTAACcagcagaaaaagaaagaggcaATGGAATAAAGCCTCCACCATAGTTTAG